The Populus nigra chromosome 14, ddPopNigr1.1, whole genome shotgun sequence genome has a segment encoding these proteins:
- the LOC133672380 gene encoding probable hexokinase-like 2 protein gives MRKEAVVLATVTTVAVVAVLVRQYSLKKQRQWKQTQRILRKFARESATPVPKLWEVANALVSDMQASLVSQEETSTLNMLVSYAASLPKGDEKGLYYGLNLRGTNFLILCARLGGRNEPISDLYRKEISIPPNVLSGTSQELFDYIAVELAKFVSEHPPDDTLDAPEREKKLGFTVSYPVDQAAASSGSAIKWKSFPANDTVEKALINDINRALEKNGLKFRVFSLVDDTVGNLAGGRYYDNGIVASVTLAMGSNAAYVEPNEAVPKWQGPMPSSNLGELASIELRLSILIYEVINTEWGNFNCSNLPVTEFDSSLDSESSNPGCRIFEKLTSAMYLGEIVRRVLLKMAQETALFGDVVPPKLATPYQLRSPDMAAMHQDTSEDHGVVGEKLKENLGITNSTPMVREVVAEVCDIVAERGARLAGAGIVGIIKKLGRIESRKSVVTVEGGLYEHYRVFRNYLHSSVWDMLGSDHSDNVVIEHSHGGSGAGAVFLAACQNTKSS, from the exons ATGAGGAAGGAAGCGGTGGTGTTGGCAACAGTGACAACAGTGGCAGTCGTAGCTGTATTGGTGAGGCAatactcattaaaaaaacaaagacaatggAAGCAAACACAGCGCATTTTGCGTAAATTTGCAAGGGAATCTGCCACTCCTGTACCCAAACTTTGGGAAGTGGCTAATGCATTGGTTTCTGACATGCAAGCATCTCTTGTTTCTCAGGAGGAAACTAGTACCCTCAACATGCTTGTTTCCTATGCTGCCTCACTACCAAAAGG GGATGAGAAGGGGCTGTACTATGGGTTGAATTTGCGAGGaaccaattttttaattttgtgtgcTCGACTTGGTGGGAGAAATGAGCCTATTTCTGATTTATATAGGAAGGAAATTTCCATACCCCCCAATGTGTTGTCTGGTACCTCTCAG GAGTTATTCGACTACATTGCTGTGGAGCTAGCAAAGTTCGTTTCAGAGCATCCCCCAGATGATACTCTTGATGCGCCagaaagggaaaagaaactGGGCTTCACTGTGTCATATCCGGTGGATCAAGCTGCAGCTAGCTCCGGCTCTGCTATTAAATGGAAGAGCTTCCCAGCTAATGACACA GTTGAGAAAGCATTGATCAATGATATCAATCGAGCTTTGGAAAAGAATGGTCTCAAGTTCCGTGTTTTTTCACTG GTTGATGATACTGTAGGAAATTTGGCTGGAGGTAGATACTATGACAACGGCATTGTGGCTTCAGTTACTCTGGCCATGGGTTCAAATGCTGCTTATGTTGAACCAAATGAAGCGGTTCCTAAATGGCAAGGGCCAATGCCATCATCCAATTTGGGCGAGTTGGCAAGTATTGAATTAAGATTATCGATActaatttatgaa GTTATCAACACGGAATGGGGAAACTTCAATTGCTCAAACCTTCCAGTGACTGAATTTGATTCTAGTTTAGATTCAGAAAGCTCAAACCCTGGTTGCAGG ATCTTCGAAAAGCTTACTTCAGCCATGTACCTGGGAGAAATTGTTAGAAGAGTCTTGCTGAAGATGGCCCAGGAAACAGCACTCTTCGGAGACGTCGTCCCTCCAAAACTAGCTACTCCATACCAACTAAG GTCACCTGACATGGCTGCTATGCATCAAGATACATCAGAGGATCATGGTGTGGTTGGTGAGAAGCTGAAGGAAAATCTTGGG ATCACAAATTCTACTCCAATGGTAAGGGAGGTAGTGGCTGAGGTTTGTGACATCGTTGCGGAACGCGGTGCCCGTCTTGCTGGAGCAGGCATTGTGGGAATCATAAAAAAGCTTGGAAGAATTGAAAGCAGAAAAAGTGTAGTAACTGTGGAAGGTGGACTTTATGAGCATTATAGAGTCTTTAGAAACTATCTCCATAGCAGTGTCTGGGACATGCTGGGCAGTGACCATTCAGATAATGTAGTAATTGAACATTCTCATGGTGGTTCTGGAGCTGGAGCTGTCTTCTTAGCTGCTTGCCAAAACACAAAATCTTCTTGA
- the LOC133672623 gene encoding COMPASS-like H3K4 histone methylase component WDR5A encodes MPDPIESYKPYTLTQTLQGHKSSISSVKFSSDGRLLGSSSADKTIKTYSLSPSNPPTSPITPLHDFHGHEQGVSDLAFSSDSRFIVSASDDKTLRLWDVTTGSTIKTLHGHTNYVFCVSFNPNSSMIVSGSFDETVRIWDVKSGKCLKVLPAHSDPVTCVDFNRDGSLIVSSSYDGLCRIWDSGTGHCIKTLIDDENPPVSFVKFSPNGNFILVGTLDNNLRLWNFSTGKFLKTYTGHANTKYCISPAFSITNGMYIVGGSEDNCMYLWELQSRKIVQKLEGHTDTVISVACHPTQNMIASGAIGSDKTVKIWTQEK; translated from the exons atgccaGACCCAATTGAGTCCTACAAACCCTACACCCTAACCCAAACCCTACAAGGCCACAAATCCTCCATCTCCTCCGTCAAATTCTCCTCCGACGGCCGTCTCCTCGGCTCTTCCTCCGCTGACAAAACCATCAAAACCTATTCTCTCTCCCCATCTAATCCTCCCACTTCCCCGATCACTCCTCTCCATGACTTCCATGGCCACGAACAAGGCGTCTCCGACCTTGCTTTCTCCTCTGATTCCCGCTTCATTGTCTCTGCCTCCGACGACAAAACCCTCCGCCTCTGGGACGTCACAACTGGGTCCACCATCAAAACCCTCCACGGGCACACCAATTATGTGTTTTGCGTCAGCTTTAACCCAAATTCCAGTATGATTGTTTCGGGTTCTTTTGATGAGACTGTTAGAATTTGGGATGTGAAGAGTGGAAAGTGTTTGAAGGTGTTGCCTGCCCATTCTGATCCAGTTACATGTGTTGATTTTAATAGAGATGGTTCGCTTATTGTATCCAGCAGTTATGATGGCTTGTGTAGGATCTGGGATTCTGGGACTGGTCATTGTATCAAGACTTTGATTGATGATGAAAATCCACCCGTTTCCTTCGTTAAGTTCTCGCCTAATGGAaattttattcttgttggcACTTTGGATAACAATTTG AGGCTTTGGAATTTTTCAACTGGGAAATTTCTGAAGACATACACTGGGCATGCCAATACGAAATACTGTATTTCGCCCGCCTTTTCCATAACAAATGGAATGTACATTGTTGGTGGTTCTGAGGATAATTGTATGTACTTGTGGGAGCTTCAAAGCAGGAAAATAGTACAGAAATTGGAAGGTCACACTGATACAGTTATATCAGTAGCATGCCATCCCACCCAGAACATGATCGCATCTGGTGCAATAGGCAGTGACAAGACTGTGAAGATCTGGACTCAGGAAAaatga
- the LOC133672912 gene encoding transcription factor bHLH18-like isoform X1 codes for MDIAAGKWLSEMGMDDYKFIHQCNINSLAEFTAQNMATTLLGENLQRSFSSESFSSKPSLMMTRNTTITSTSNGSSSETSQTSIETPGKQQRTNSWNSSISTLQQPRKPPSPIPESFSFNTSAPPPTASSQQFYGNLDRLIKSKDEAASPINMHFQTSISKAACERSESYAPEAKQGIKRPYSMTRSAMHVQDHIMAERKRREKLSQQFIALSAVVPGLKKMDKASVLDGAMKYMKQLQEQLKQLQDQTKTKTVESVVLLKKSKLSVDDECTSSDENFDGLPGSPLPEIEARTTDKDVLIRIHCKNQQGVGIKMLSEIENLHLSVVNSSVLVFGNSTLDVTVIAQMDNDFSLTMKDLVKKLRLACLKLSCATRPSSCVPA; via the exons ATGGATATAGCAGCAGGGAAATGGCTTAGTGAGATG GGCATGGATGATTACAAATTCATCCATCAATGCAATATCAACTCTCTTGCCGAGTTCACCGCACAAAACATGGCAACTACTCTACTGGGAGAAAACCTCCAACGATCTTTCTCTTCCGAGAGCTTCTCCTCGAAACCCAGTTTAATGATGACCAGAAACACCACGATCACCAGTACTTCAAATGGTTCCTCCTCTGAAACGTCTCAGACCAGCATTGAAACACCTGGAAAACAGCAGAGAACTAACAGCTGGAACTCTAGCATCTCCACCCTGCAACAACCGCGAAAACCACCTTCTCCTATTCCTGAAAGTTTTTCTTTCAACACCTCAGCTCCGCCACCTACGGCCAGTTCCCAGCAGTTTTACGGAAATCTTGACCGCTTGATCAAGTCTAAGGATGAGGCTGCATCTCCAATAAACATGCACTttcaaacttcaatttcaaaagctGCTTGTGAGAGATCAGAAAGTTATGCCCCAGAGGCTAAGCAAGGGATCAAGAGGCCTTACTCAATGACTAGAAGTGCTATGCATGTTCAAGATCACATAATGGCTGAGAGAAAGCGCAGAGAAAAGCTTAGCCAGCAGTTCATAGCTCTTTCAGCCGTTGTTCCAGGTCTTAAAAAG ATGGACAAGGCTTCTGTCCTTGATGGCGCTATGAAGTACATGAAACAACTCCAAGAACAACTGAAACAGCTCCAGGATCAGACCAAGACAAAAACCGTGGAATCCGTGGTTCTGCTGAAGAAGTCTAAGCTCTCTGTTGATGATGAATGTACTTCATCTGACGAGAACTTTGATGGCCTCCCTGGCTCACCGCTCCCAGAAATTGAAGCAAGAACAACTGATAAGGATGTACTGATTCGGATCCATTGCAAGAACCAGCAAGGAGTTGGGATTAAAATGCTAAGCGAGATAGAGAATCTTCATCTATCAGTAGTCAATAGCAGTGTATTGGTATTTGGGAATTCCACTCTTGACGTAACAGTGATTGCCCag ATGGACAATGATTTCTCCTTGACAATGAAAGATCTTGTCAAAAAACTAAGACTGGCTTGTTTGAAGCTCTCATGTGCTACAAGACCAAGCTCGTGCGTTCCAGCCTGA
- the LOC133672912 gene encoding transcription factor bHLH18-like isoform X2, protein MDIAAGKWLSEMGMDDYKFIHQCNINSLAEFTAQNMATTLLGENLQRSFSSESFSSKPSLMMTRNTTITSTSNGSSSETSQTSIETPGKQQRTNSWNSSISTLQQPRKPPSPIPESFSFNTSAPPPTASSQQFYGNLDRLIKSKDEAASPINMHFQTSISKAACERSESYAPEAKQGIKRPYSMTRSAMHVQDHIMAERKRREKLSQQFIALSAVVPGLKKMDKASVLDGAMKYMKQLQEQLKQLQDQTKTKTVESVVLLKKSKLSVDDECTSSDENFDGLPGSPLPEIEARTTDKDVLIRIHCKNQQGVGIKMLSEIENLHLSVVNSSVLVFGNSTLDVTVIAQRHSISCADGQ, encoded by the exons ATGGATATAGCAGCAGGGAAATGGCTTAGTGAGATG GGCATGGATGATTACAAATTCATCCATCAATGCAATATCAACTCTCTTGCCGAGTTCACCGCACAAAACATGGCAACTACTCTACTGGGAGAAAACCTCCAACGATCTTTCTCTTCCGAGAGCTTCTCCTCGAAACCCAGTTTAATGATGACCAGAAACACCACGATCACCAGTACTTCAAATGGTTCCTCCTCTGAAACGTCTCAGACCAGCATTGAAACACCTGGAAAACAGCAGAGAACTAACAGCTGGAACTCTAGCATCTCCACCCTGCAACAACCGCGAAAACCACCTTCTCCTATTCCTGAAAGTTTTTCTTTCAACACCTCAGCTCCGCCACCTACGGCCAGTTCCCAGCAGTTTTACGGAAATCTTGACCGCTTGATCAAGTCTAAGGATGAGGCTGCATCTCCAATAAACATGCACTttcaaacttcaatttcaaaagctGCTTGTGAGAGATCAGAAAGTTATGCCCCAGAGGCTAAGCAAGGGATCAAGAGGCCTTACTCAATGACTAGAAGTGCTATGCATGTTCAAGATCACATAATGGCTGAGAGAAAGCGCAGAGAAAAGCTTAGCCAGCAGTTCATAGCTCTTTCAGCCGTTGTTCCAGGTCTTAAAAAG ATGGACAAGGCTTCTGTCCTTGATGGCGCTATGAAGTACATGAAACAACTCCAAGAACAACTGAAACAGCTCCAGGATCAGACCAAGACAAAAACCGTGGAATCCGTGGTTCTGCTGAAGAAGTCTAAGCTCTCTGTTGATGATGAATGTACTTCATCTGACGAGAACTTTGATGGCCTCCCTGGCTCACCGCTCCCAGAAATTGAAGCAAGAACAACTGATAAGGATGTACTGATTCGGATCCATTGCAAGAACCAGCAAGGAGTTGGGATTAAAATGCTAAGCGAGATAGAGAATCTTCATCTATCAGTAGTCAATAGCAGTGTATTGGTATTTGGGAATTCCACTCTTGACGTAACAGTGATTGCCCag AGACACTCCATATCTTGTGCAGATGGACAATGA